From Dendropsophus ebraccatus isolate aDenEbr1 chromosome 10, aDenEbr1.pat, whole genome shotgun sequence:
CGAGTCTCCCGAACTTTCTTATACTCTCGGTCCCACAGTATGATTCTTCCATCCTTGCCTCCTCCAGATAATAACGTTCCATCTCTGCACACACATAAAGCGAAGACTCCACCGTCAtgagccccacacacagcctgggAGATCCTGTGACTGCCTGAAAGAGACCAAAGACATCCCAGGAATCATGGGGTCCTAGCATTTGGCCGGCAGCtataatgtgtatgtgtatagatGCACCCACATCAAGACTTCTCTATTCATGTCAAAACATATTGTGATGTTAGCTATATgtttaacatgtaaaaaaaagatGTGCGCATAAAGTTGCATACGTTTGTGTGTATATGAACATGCATTAAAATCGTGATACAAACACCCCCTTATTATGAAGCCTTCAGAGGAATGGTCCAGGATTCTTCTTACCTTTACCCCATATGTACAAATTGCCATTAGAATCTCCAGTGACCACGTCTCCATTCTCTGCAAAGGCCACACACAGGACAAAGCGTGGCTTCTCGTGTTTCTGTGGAGGAGTAAAGTAATCAGACCAGTTCATTGCTGACATCACCAGTTTATTTACTATAACTACTGACACAAAGTATTAACactgaaaaaaatctttatactAATTGAATAAAGTAACATCCACTAAGTCGCAGAAGCAAAACTATTATAAGCCCAGAATCTTATAGTTCCATAAAGTATTTTTCTTTTACTGTTGCCAAAATATACTGTGGTGCAGAGCATCCTGGAGGTACAGAGGTACTAGCATCCTGGATGAGCCACCAATTTTTGGCTTTGCTTAGTCTCTACATAATGATTCTTCATTCCTATTACAACCTACCTCAAAAACTCCTTGTCTCTTGCTCAATGTAGCTGTTACACCTGCAGCCGCTCCAGCAGGGGGCCCTTCCAGGCTCCAGTAATACAGCTGGGACTTCCCACAAGTTATAATCAAGTTGGGTTCTGTTGGGTGAAAAATGGCGGCAAGCACAGGCTCTGTAGAACACTGGTGACATACAAATGATCTCAGTTAACGCTTTGCTAAATGTTTGCCATATATTGTTCAAACATCTGAAGAAATCTCATACCTTAACTTCTGTCACCTTCGTCTCACGCTGCCACTGCCACACTGACAAGACGTGGTCTCCAGATTCATCACATGCGCACAGATGACTCCCACCATCCTGTGAAAGAAGAACAGAACGTGGGGTCACAATAAGTGATCGGTTTAGGTGTAATGCCGCTCAAGAGCCGCAACCTTACTCACTGCTTTAGAGAAACTCAGACAGGTGACTGCCCTGTCGAAATGTCCCACTCCAATGACATGAAGAGTACAAAGGCTGACAGAGTGCCAGATCCGGACATGAGGGGGCAGAGCCTGGGGACAGGAACACACGGTTACCAGGAGAGAAAGTTGGCAAAATATTAAGGCAGGACAGTTTTTGTTGTTTGGTAGACGGGATTTGTTTCAGCTTCATGCTTGGTTCACTATGGAGATGATGTATTACAGATGTGAGGTGATGTGTAACAGATCACAGAAATAGCAAAGATATTGCCTCATGGCACCAGAGAGTAAAGCTCAGCGCCAATCATCCTGTACTCACCTTACCATCCTGTGAGTTACCCGCCACCTGCCCGCTGGCAATCGTTACAGAGTCTGGATGGACAGCAATACTGGAAGATGGAGAGAAATTGTTCAATCCTACTCACACTATTAGGAAATCCAGCATGACAGTAGAAAGGGCTAAAGTGGTTGGCTTACATAATGATCCCTGGACTGACCTTTTGATGTCATCCGTGTGACCTCTGTAGTGTCTCTGTGTGCCAGCTGCAGGGTCGTAGAGGACACAGACAGCAGCTGTAAAATACAACAGCTCTCCGGATGGAAGGATGTAGAGGTTGCTGCGGCAGTCCCGACCCCTGTACCCATATCTGCACATTTGAAATTAAGGACTATGATGTGAATCATGAGgtcattgtgtatatattatCAAAGGAAACATTTTTTATGGATCTCATTTAGGCATAGCAGTTGGCACTACCATAAGGCATGTGGTTATTGAAACACAGAGAGAGTAGGTTTTAAAGAGCCACTGATGGATGCTGACTCTAGTCAAGGCAGTTCCATCCATATATACAATCCATGCAGAAAAAAGTATTAGAGAGCACTCACAGTACTGCGTAACTTCTTTTATTTAAAGTTGTACAGACCTGAAATCAAGCAGGCATGAGCAGACGAGGACACTGAACACTTTACAACCATAACAGCTGTTttgtatgcatgcatgcatgctttATCATCAGGTCTGATGAAGCACACATaagtgtgaaacagctgttaggTTTGTGAAAAGTCCGGAGTCTTCGCATGCATAACTGCTAGATTTTAGGTCTGCAAAACTTTAAATAAAAGAAGTTACACAGTACCGTGAGCGCCCTCTACTACTTTTTTGCGTGGAGCACATTTTCATGAAAATACCTGCACCTTGGAAGTTCCTCTACTTGTTCGATAAATACTGTAACCTAACAACATATTTAGGGATCAGAATATGGTAGTTCTTTCACTGCTGGTGCATCCACTAAACTACCCCAGGGGTGACAGTCATGGTCCAGAAGTGAACCCCAGCCACAGGACCCCATTAGACTTTGGGTTCCTTCTGTGTCGTGTCACCAACTAATTGAGATAGATAATATGAACACAAAAGGTTGTAAGGCCCCATTATATCTGGGCCTTTACAGTCAATTATCCCATGTTAGATGGAATGGGATGACTGGTCGGCCATTACAAATTAGGATACGCCCATTCCAGCTGCAGCTCCTTCGAGGGAAGTTCTCCTTTTGCTTCTATACTGTAGGAAGCAACCAGTGAGTCTGGAACGTAGAGAGGAACAGAGCGGCCCCTCAGGTAGAGCTTCACAATGCCCTCCTCTGTAAGCGGGGGAAAATAGGAAAATTGTCAGTGTCCTGCAGAAATACAAATCATGACATgaggaaaaaaatacaaatgctCAGGAGACACCGCTTCCCTTTTATTTTCAGAATCTGAAGGTAAAATGAGGtcatattaaagaaaaaaaaaaaaagttgaacgaCAAAGAGCTGCATATGATCGTAAGAGACAGGTGTTGTGATAATGATGACAATGTGGGTAACCTGAACCTAGgatgtgtcagcagtgtcacagtaacatgttttttttttagttcagctGGAAGGtcgttaaaggagttatccaggcttaaaaaaaacatggctcttTCTTCCACAAAGAGCACCTCTCCCATCTTCAGTTTggattaaagggactgtaccatcaggccggggctgaagcactggaggcgggctgaaccacccccaatgggaggaaacctccgaacctctatgacactgctcctaccattgggggtgggtcagcccgcctccagtgcttcagcccaggcctgatggtacagtccctttaagttttgcgattcagttctattgaagtgaattgagctgaattgcaataccacccgTAACTAAAGACAGGagtagtgctgtttttgcaagcaaGTAGCATCATAATCAACACGTCTGCAAAACTATCTGTGCATGGAAAGTATTCTATGGACCGGACCTCCGACCTACTAGaatctgtttaaatctttgcaccaCTGTGCTAACACGCTGTTTTGCTGACATGTAAACCCTTCCCTGGGAGCAACTAGTTGTATGCTCCCGCCTGAGCAAACAACATGCGGATCAAAAGACAGCAGACAACGCATACACGTGATCCTATTACTCATACATGAAGCTACATATTGTGAGACCGAAGTGCCAAGAAGAACTGCCTGAGGACACCACTAAATGGAAATTCACAATGTGCGGGGGAGAAAGGCTATAGTCATCCACTTGAcacctgtttctctcccattaaaGTCATGTATACTTACACGAGCTGTAAAAATAGGAATGGTACCTGTTTTGCGCcatttacatacatttgtttgttgttttgtaaCACTAGTGACTGGTTTTAACTATAAAGGGGGAAGGTATGCATGTCTTTTGACGTTTGAATTTTTGTggatgattgcagacatcataaacggtcctgaaatttttttttacctttttttccaCAGCAAATGTTATTAGTCTGTTCGAGACCCAGATTTCTGGGggccaaaaatgtgcaaaaaaaagtgaaaaaaattaatttaaagcTATAAAATTGTAAGAAATGGGAATTACCAAATGTTTTTTCAACGGaagtcaatatttttttttaaaaaaaggcaatTTTGAGCTGTAAACCTTCCATTTTTGGGCCATCCAATTCTAtgctgtgtatgaacatagcctaagtgacagctgcagtccacacAACTCTGTGTATTGCAATTATGGTCAGTATAAGAGCTTGTCAGTCATGTTTGCAGATTACAGAACTGGAAAACTACGAATGGTGGGtacagcccaattgaaatcaatgggctctaaatttgtccgtaattgcagatctgcaattacagaaggtgtgaatgtagccttaaagggttatctagactttcttccagaaacagcaccaccttgttgtcaggttgtgcgtggtactgcagctcagtttaaCAAAGTAAATGAAGTTGAGTTGTAATctgatacaacctgaggacaggtgtgacactgtttttagaagaaagtatCAGcacttttctaatcctggataacctctttaaaattaATCAGTAACGCTACAAAAAGTCTTCTTATAACCCAGGCCTTAGGCCTTCTCACACTGCAGCAGACAACGCAATTGAAATTAAGATCCGGGAAGGAAAACGTCTCACGTATGCAGCATTTGTATCATGTACtgtagcatatactgtatatatattgtgcctGCCACTCTTTTAATCCCCGTTCTTTATCATTAATCTATCCCAGTGACCCGGGCTGACTCCTCCGCCCCCCGCGAATGGTCTCCCAGATGGCGTTAATTATCGGCTTATTATCTCCAGACAAGCCTGACATCATTATCACCGACTGTAGCTGCTAATTCACCTGAGGTAAATACTAACACCGCCGAACGTGTCGCTGCAGGCGAGGACGACACCAAACACACGCAACAGATACACAGAGTCCACGGCACTCACCGGGGTAGAAGATGACTTGTTTGGTTTTGCTGCGGAGACAGAAAATAGGACAACGTTAAAAATGTAACAGTATAACGTGCCCTATTCCCATCAGGTTATACACACGAT
This genomic window contains:
- the EML2 gene encoding echinoderm microtubule-associated protein-like 2 isoform X3, producing the protein MKKTTSKTKQVIFYPEEGIVKLYLRGRSVPLYVPDSLVASYSIEAKGELPSKELQLEWAYGYRGRDCRSNLYILPSGELLYFTAAVCVLYDPAAGTQRHYRGHTDDIKSIAVHPDSVTIASGQVAGNSQDGKALPPHVRIWHSVSLCTLHVIGVGHFDRAVTCLSFSKADGGSHLCACDESGDHVLSVWQWQRETKVTEVKCSTEPVLAAIFHPTEPNLIITCGKSQLYYWSLEGPPAGAAAGVTATLSKRQGVFEKHEKPRFVLCVAFAENGDVVTGDSNGNLYIWGKGSHRISQAVCGAHDGGVFALCVCRDGTLLSGGGKDGRIILWDREYKKVRETRIPECYGPVRTIAEGRGGDTLYVGTTKNCVMSGSLENGLTCLIQGHTEELWGLCCHPSLDLFLTCGHDKLVHLWNSKDHEPVWTTTLEDPARVAGFHPSGSVVAIGTTTGRFLVLDAQSHVIVTTFSDAGEQISTISYSPDGQYLAVGSHDNFIYLYEVAEEGREYRRVGKCSGHSSYITFLDWATDSSSFMTNSGDYEILYWDPDSGKQIVSAESVRNADWENGSCALSFHVLGIWPDGADGTDINSVIKSHDKKLVATGDDFGGVRLYAFPCVVPRAPSNKYSGHSSHVTRLSFLHNDSALISVGGKDCTVLQWAVM